The following proteins are encoded in a genomic region of Sorangiineae bacterium MSr12523:
- a CDS encoding M28 family peptidase gives MRHHSILPILAFAATACGSPSAPPATQPAAHAASTFSAPAPAKPAKRPLEERITELQKEALASHAAVDFVRAITREVGARQAGSTNDAKAVAWAEQRLTAEGFTNVHRERVMVSHWERGPASGAVVSKGKRTPLELLALGRSGSTPQGGLDAQVVRVESLEAAKALGRKDLAGKVLFFDVPTARARDGSGYGHSAGARYAGSQVAAERGAVAMVIRSISPDPAVPHTGTTGQAEFPSVALSGTSADALRDALAKDPKAKVHLDVTARMLPDVESANVVGEIRGSERPDEVVLLGAHLDSWDVGEGASDDGAGCAIVAEAARLTAKYAPRRTVRVVFFASEETGGIPGATAYPLAHQAELEKIVVAMEADAGEGRAYAFRAEVRPEHVPAVAHIGSFLAPLGTEYDSHAAGAGTDVAPLRDKGVPVFQLRQDMTKYFDIHHTRNDVFEHIDQEALTQATAAYAVTAYATAELDETLGRAPEGPKAHW, from the coding sequence ATGCGTCACCATTCCATTCTTCCAATCCTCGCCTTTGCTGCCACAGCTTGCGGTTCGCCTTCTGCGCCGCCGGCCACGCAGCCCGCGGCCCACGCTGCAAGCACCTTTTCCGCCCCTGCGCCGGCCAAGCCGGCCAAGCGCCCCCTCGAAGAGCGCATCACTGAATTGCAGAAAGAGGCGCTTGCCTCGCACGCGGCCGTGGACTTCGTGCGGGCCATCACGCGAGAGGTGGGCGCGCGCCAAGCCGGATCGACCAACGACGCCAAGGCCGTCGCCTGGGCGGAGCAGCGGCTCACGGCGGAGGGCTTTACCAACGTGCATCGCGAGCGCGTCATGGTTTCGCATTGGGAGCGCGGGCCCGCGTCGGGGGCCGTCGTCTCGAAGGGCAAACGAACGCCGCTCGAGCTTCTCGCGCTCGGACGCAGCGGCAGCACGCCCCAGGGCGGGCTCGATGCGCAGGTCGTGCGCGTGGAGTCGCTGGAGGCGGCCAAGGCGCTCGGCCGCAAGGACCTCGCCGGCAAGGTGCTCTTCTTCGACGTTCCCACCGCTCGCGCAAGGGACGGCTCGGGCTATGGGCATTCGGCGGGCGCACGCTACGCCGGCTCGCAGGTGGCGGCCGAACGCGGCGCGGTGGCCATGGTGATTCGCTCCATTTCGCCCGATCCGGCCGTGCCGCACACGGGAACGACGGGCCAGGCGGAGTTTCCTTCCGTCGCTCTTTCCGGCACGAGTGCCGATGCCCTGCGTGACGCACTCGCCAAGGACCCCAAGGCGAAGGTGCACCTCGACGTGACCGCGCGCATGCTGCCCGACGTCGAATCGGCCAACGTCGTCGGTGAGATCCGCGGCAGCGAGCGCCCGGACGAAGTCGTCCTTTTGGGCGCGCACCTCGATTCGTGGGACGTGGGCGAGGGCGCCAGCGACGACGGCGCTGGCTGTGCCATCGTCGCCGAGGCCGCGAGGCTCACGGCGAAATACGCCCCGCGCCGCACCGTGCGCGTCGTGTTCTTCGCCTCCGAGGAAACGGGCGGCATACCCGGCGCGACGGCGTACCCGCTCGCGCACCAGGCGGAGCTGGAGAAAATCGTGGTCGCCATGGAGGCCGACGCCGGCGAAGGTCGCGCGTACGCCTTCCGTGCCGAAGTTCGGCCGGAGCACGTGCCTGCCGTCGCGCACATCGGCTCGTTCCTCGCGCCGCTCGGCACGGAATACGATTCTCATGCCGCGGGGGCGGGGACAGACGTCGCGCCGCTCCGCGACAAAGGCGTTCCCGTGTTTCAGCTTCGCCAGGACATGACGAAGTACTTCGATATCCACCACACGAGGAACGACGTTTTCGAGCACATCGACCAAGAGGCGCTCACGCAGGCCACGGCCGCCTATGCCGTTACGGCGTACGCCACCGCGGAGCTGGACGAAACCTTGGGTCGCGCTCCCGAAGGACCCAAGGCACACTGGTGA